One Osmerus eperlanus chromosome 16, fOsmEpe2.1, whole genome shotgun sequence DNA segment encodes these proteins:
- the myadmb gene encoding myeloid-associated differentiation marker homolog, translated as MPLVIVHSNPLFWLRLAAMAFSCVAFSVAVHGAYLSHGTGDWCIFCWAFSFAGSLVVLLVELFGLQTRAPVSWKNFPITFACYAALLCLSASIIFPLYFLKGETRSSEIRDYRIVATVFSCLATVAYMSEVSVSKARPGEVAGYMATAPGLLKVCETFVACIIFVFISDPVGYDQHEALKYCLAVYCICFILSAAIIVLCICECTGCLPFPFARFLSAYALVAVLLYFSATIIWPIFKFDRRHGGTSRPPGCSSYVGLCTWDKVMAVSVLTAVNLILYVADLIYSARLVFVSV; from the coding sequence ATGCCGTTGGTAATAGTCCACTCCAACCCCCTGTTTTGGCTGCGTCTGGCGGCGATGGCCTTCTCCTGCGTGGCGTTCTCGGTGGCCGTCCACGGCGCCTACCTTAGCCACGGCACGGGGGACTGGTGCATCTTCTGCTGGGCCTTCAGCTTCGCCGGCTCCCTGGTCGTCCTCCTGGTGGAGCTGTTTGGCCTGCAGACACGCGCCCCCGTCTCCTGGAAGAACTTCCCCATCACCTTTGCCTGCTACgccgccctcctctgcctctccgccTCCATCATTTTCCCCCTCTACTTCCTGAAGGGGGAGACGCGGAGCAGCGAGATCCGCGACTACCGCATCGTGGCCACCGTCTTCTCCTGCCTGGCCACCGTGGCCTACATGAGCGAGGTCAGCGTCAGCAAGGCACGGCCGGGCGAGGTCGCCGGCTACATGGCCACCGCTCCGGGGCTGCTCAAGGTTTGCGAGACCTTCGTGGCCTGCATCATCTTCGTCTTCATCAGTGACCCCGTGGGCTACGACCAGCACGAGGCGCTCAAGTACTGCCTGGCCGTCTACTGCATCTGCTTCATCCTGTCGGCGGCCATCATCGTGCTGTGCATCTGCGAATGCACCGGTTGCCTGCCCTTCCCCTTCGCCCGCTTCTTGTCTGCGTACGCCCTTGTGGCTGTCCTCCTGTACTTCTCAGCCACTATCATTTGGCCCATCTTCAAGTTTGACAGGAGGCACGGGGGCACATCAAGACCCCCAGGCTGCAGCTCCTATGTGGGACTTTGCACTTGGGACAAGGTGATGGCCGTGTCCGTGCTGACTGCAGTCAACCTGATCCTCTATGTGGCAGACCTGATCTACTCGGCTAGGCTTGTCTTTGTGAGCGtctaa